The nucleotide window AACTTCTTTTATTACTACTTTGTCGCCCACCTCACATTCGGTGAGGAAACAGTCGTCTGCATTTGTTGGGAGTTTGAGCTCCTCTGTCGGAATAGGCGCCCCATGTGGGTCTGCTGTCGGGTTGTCCAGTTTGTCGGCGATTCGCGACTCCAATTTTTCACTGATATGATGTTCGAGCACGTCGGCTTCCTCGTGAACTTCCGTCCAATCGTAGCCGAATTCCTCCGTCAGGAATAGTTCAAGCAGACGATGACGTCTAACTACCGTACGTGCAATCTTCTCACCGTTCTCGGTGAGACTTGCACCCTGATATTTCTCGTAGACTACGAGCTCGTCGTCCTGTAACTGGTTTAGCATTCGAGTTACTGTTGGTGGCGTCACTCCGAGTTCAGTCGCGATCGCTGATGGTGCGACTGGTGCGTGGTCATCCTGAAGACTGTAGATCGCCTTCAGGTAGTCTTCCACTTTTGGAGTGACCATGACGAAGGTTTTGATACGTCTAAATAAAAACTTTGCCATCCCGTTATTGTGTTTTTGCGATATTAAATACGGTGGATATTGCTTCTTCTACACCCCACTGAGCCTCTAACGAACGTGAACCAACTCGGGGTCACGCCCCGAGGCATTTGCCTTGTTCATCTGTCAATTAACCAAGTGTATTCAATTGCACTGTAACTTGAACGGGCTGGCCCCTCCGAGAACCATTCAGACAGCATCAGCGCCAACGACACGAGCTCGTTGACCAACAAGCTCCGAACTATTTGTCTTGAATCTATCCGCAGAACTAATCGGTGGTTGTTATGTTTGGTGATTCCAATGGATAGGATGTATGCTATCCCCTGTTTGGTGGAATCGAATCCGATACCGTCTCTACGCGCCAATCTACGACCGAATAACCAAGCCGCTGGAACAGGGTCGTCGCGAAGCGATAGAACTCCTTGACCTGGATCCGAATGAAAAGCTTCTCATCGTCGGTTGTGGTACCGGCGCAGACCTCGAATACATCCCTAGGGGGGTGGATATCACCGCAGTTGATCTCACGCCAGAAATGGTTCGACGGACGGTAGCGTCCGCAGAACGAATTGGTCACGAAATCGATTCGCAAGTGATGGACGCTCGTTTGCTTTCGTTTGACGACAACGAATTTGATGCCGTGATACTTCACTTGATCCTCGCCGTCGTTCCCGAACCGTCCTCGGTGGTCAGCGAAGTTTCGCGGGTTCTCGTTCAGGGTGGTCGAGTTTCAATATACGATAAGTTCCTCCCTATGGATGAAGAGCCGTCGCTCCCTCGACGACTGATTAATCCGCTTGCATCCGCGCTCTTCTCGGATCTCAATCGACGACTCGAACCGATGGTTGACAGCTCTGATCTCTCCATCGAGGTACGGGAACCCGTTTTCAACGGACTCTACACGGTCGCAATCGTCAGGAAGTGATTCAACTGAACCGAGAGCGAATAGGATCGAATCCTGAAGGAAAAATGAGCTCCGACACAGCCTGACCGTTCTTGATGAAATGAAGGTACTATTTCCTTCGAGTCTGCGGTCTTCCATCCCTTCCCAGAAGTCGAGAATACGTTTCTCACTGCATAGGATTCTCCGAGCAGCTCACAGTACTCGCAAGTGCGGTTACGTTCTCACTCACTGACTTCTCATGGTAGTCATATGCTGTACACACAAAAGCGGATGGTCACTTCGGCATCCACTTATGAGCCTGACGGAATCGGGGACGGGGAATCTGGTAGAAGCCACCCCGGAACAATCCGCGTCAGGATGACCATCCCAGTCAGTTCGACGAGCGTCTGGGTCACGACGACCGCCGGTGCGAGTGCATAGCCCGATGGTAATGCTAGCGCCAACGGTAGGACAACAAGCGAATTTCGCGTCACGGACGTGAATACGAGCGCACGACTCTCACCGACGTCCATCCCGAGCAGTCCAGCAGCAAGTCGACCGAGCAGCGGCATGATGACAAGAAACGCCACGTACACCGGAACGACAGCCGCGATTTGCCCGATCGAATCCTGGACGCGCGGCAGCTGTGAGGCAATGACCACGAACAGCGTCACACCCATCATCGGCACCGGCAACCATCCCATCACGTCCTGCCACTCTTCACCACGTTCTGACCGATCTGCCCAGAGTTCGGTTGCCCACGCGAGCGTCAACGGTAGTGCAATGATCATGACGAACGCCTTGATGAACGGCCCAGCCTCAATGAACTCAGCCACCTGCTGGCCCATGAACACCCAGAGGTACACCGGGAGCAACAGCAATTGCACGAGCATCAGTGCCGGTGTCGCAGCAGTGATCTGCTCGGCGTCCCCGCCCGCGAGATCCGTGAACGTGATGACATAGTCGATACACGGCGTCAGCAACACCATGAACGCACCGACGAGTATCACCGGTTTCTGTGGCAGGAACCGTGTAAGGCCGAACACCACGACGGGGACAACCACGAAATTCATCCCAAGCGCGGCCACCATGAAGCGCCCGTTCCGGAAGGCTCGCCTGATTCGAACGAACGGAATCTCCAGGAACGTCACGTACAACAATACCGCCAGAACAGGATTAATGAGCGGTTCGAGACCTGAACTCGCACCTGGCAGTCCAAGACCGACCCCGATCGCGAGGAGGACGGCGACAGCGTACAATCCGACCTGGTTGTGCTGAATCCATTGCTTTGAAAGTCGGGTCATAGAGTCTCTCTGTAGTTATTGAAGTTCGAGTATTGAGTACGGGGTGGTTAGGCTTCTGCCGGGAGTCGGTCATTGACCGCGCCAACGATGAGTTCCACGTCAAGGTTAGCGCCGTGAACGTCTTTCTCCCAGATCGTCTCATCATCGACAGTCACGATGAACACACCCCCATGGCCAGGGGTGAATGTGACAGCATCCAGATCCTGCCCGAATTCGTTCAGGAGTCGGGTCTGAGTCTTAATCGCCGAGTCGAGAAGTCCACAGGGAACACAGTATTCGATTTCGATTACTGTCATATCTACTCGCTTCTCGAGCTGGTATCGCCATAAAGCTAGGATGAGGGTTCCCTAACCGGGTTAGCGCAAGCTAACCAGCTTCTCATCAGTCAGCAGTTGTGGCCGGTTCTCCGCTCGTCAACGAAGTGTCACGGTCCAGTGTCCAGCCAAGCACACCACCATAGACCAAATGCAGAACGAATGTTGCAACTGCAATTTTGGGAGTAATCGCCGTCCCAAAGACTCCCCACCCGAGGAAGGGAAGGAACGTGACTTGCATGAGGGCCCAGAGCACGACTCCGAGACCAAGTCCCTTCCAGATCGTCACTGGATGCGCAACTCGGACGAGAACGGCACCGAACAGACCACCATATCCGAGATGGAGCCCGATCGCGAGTGCCATCAGCAGTGGTTTTGGGACACCACTACCGAGGAGCTGACCGGCTACAGCTTTTGGGATTGGTTGTGGCATCGGGGATGTACCTGTTACTGTTGCTAGCAGCATGGGGATCGACATCGCGATTGTCGCACCAATCCCATAGCTGAATCCGCGTCTCAGTCGTTGTCGTGGCATAGTCAAAGAGACCGAGACCGCCCACATAAGGCTAAGACAAGGCCGAACTGACGAACTCAGCGGAGCCATACCAGGTGAGGTCACCCTAATCGAGGAGACGGTCAGTTGGTTGCCACAGCGAATATGAACCGGTGCCCAGAACGAGAATCACACTGGATCCGACGAGGACGACGATGTTTTTCCAATCTGGCCTAACGTACAGAATCGCGACGATCATCACGGGAATTAAGAACAAAGCTGCGAGTCGCCCGCCAATTCCGAACAAAAGCATCACAACTGCTGCGACTTCGAGAAGTCCGGTGACGATGACCATTACTGCCGGAAATGGTATTCCATACGCATCAAAGAAAGCAACCGAGTCGCTGTACGTGACGAACTTACTCAGTGCTGGTTTCGCGATAAGTGCTACGAGAACGAGACGGAGGCCTGTAAGAAGCCAGTTCGGGGTCAACTGATGAAGTGACTGAAGAGGATTTACGCGCACTTCTCCCATATCTGGCAGTCGTCAACAGCTCGAATAAGCGTAAGCGAAGCTCATGCTGATGAGGTACTGCTTACTAACCAACTCTAATTACCGTATTGGCTTTGGAATGCGGACTTAGTAGCAGTATAGTAATGACGTCTCAATCACTACTGCTTGAGTAGAATGAGCCAAGCATCCAACGAGGACTGCATTGCGTCGTGGTGTGCTGACGATGAGTGGTGTACTGTGACGTGTACAGCCCATCTTATCGGGAAGAAGTGGCATCCGGTTATCGTGCATCGGTTACTTGCGTGCGGCCCACTCGGGTTTAACGCCCTTAAAACAGAAATCGACGGTATCTCCAGTACTGTCCTCTCGAATAGTCTGGAGGATCTCGAAGAAAATGGCCTGGTGAATCGCGCGATCGTGAGCGAGAAACCATTTCGCGTCGAGTACTCCCTAACAACGGAAGGAGCATCACTTAAGCCGATTATTGAGGCGATGGATGCCTGGGGCGATGACTATCTCAATAGATCCAACAGCTGTGCCTGAATCGATGCAGTCTATCTCGTCGGATTTTCGTTGCCACAATCATGCGCCGCTACGTGAAATCAAACTAGACACCGATGCCGATTATCGACCTGGTTTAGGATTCGGTTTGGACAGACTCCTGCTCAGTTACCCATTCGAGCAGAGGATCAAGTTTCTCACGGAGGCTCTCTCCCTTCTCTGTGAGTTCGTATTCGACACGCGGCGGTATTTCTGCATACTGCTCTCGCGAGAGGTACCCGGCTGCAACGAGTTCATCGAGGCGTGTCGATAGCGTTGAACTGCTTACGTCGTCGAACATATCCTCGATTTCACTGTACCGAGCTGGCCCTAACGCCCCCACAACACAAACTACCTGCATTGCATAGCGGCGACTGAGTAGATCCATTACTCCCCCAAGTGGACAGTAACAGATTGGACCGTCACTAGGTGAATTTTCCGTTTCAGACGATGTCTCTTGATTATTCGCCATAGCTGTTGTTCCCCGTAGTTCGTTCGATACTTCGGCCTTGACAGTATAATAGCTTTGAGTCTCAAAGTAACAGTGCACCATGGTAGACCCCAGTAAGAGTACGAGAGACAACCAGCCTGTAAACAGAGTGATCGATGGTCCTACGGATGGAGATCTTCAAGAGATTACCTGCACGCTCACGGAAGAACAGACCGACCAACGGAGAAAATGGGTTGAGGAGAACCTTCTCCCTCATTTAGAGACTATCGAGGAGCACGAGGACGGCTTCTCGTTCGTGTTTGACCGGAATCCGGAGGCCTACACTGCAGTCGCAGAAGTAGCGTGGAAGGAAACTCAATGCTGCTCATGGGCCACGTTTGAAATCGAACTCCCGCCAGGCGACGATCCCCTCAAGTGGAATATCAGTTCAGACCGGAAAGAGGGTGTGGACTTCTTTAGGGGAAAGTTCCAGGAAACGCTCCAAGAATTCGAAGACACAGCTACAGGAGACTATGTTCTGCGTTGTCTCTGCCAAAGGCACGTCATCCCAACCTCGAAGGGTGGATTTAATTAGTGTATTTGCCACAATTCGATTTTAGCTGAATGCAATTCACTTGTTCAGTAGAGCTGCGTATTCAATGAGATACCTTAATCAACAACTACCGCTTTCGTCGGGTGACCATTCGCATGCATCTCCCATTGTAAGGTCGTTTTCAGCGATGTACGTCGAGAGACAAGCATAGTTACAGAAGTATTTGGGCGATCCACATTTGTCGGTACAATCACGTACACAGATTGGGTTGTGGTCGAATATATGCGACTCACAGTACGCGCACTCCTCTTCTGCGTCAGGTACTGCAATGCTCGTAGACATATTTGTATTAGGAGACAGACCGAAGAAAGTGTTTCGCAGTCACCCGTCTAAACTCCATGGACGATACCAGTTGGCTCTCATACTGTATTCAACGATCCCACTAACGTACCGAACCACTGACTACTAACTTCGCCATTCTCCGAAACTGAGGTTATCATCTGAGCTTCTCAGAAGTTACCATCATACAATTTCTTGTTGAGAGCCGCCAGCGTTTAACGCCTACCACTAAGAACAATGAACCATGCCGAATGAGCTGGCCGACGGAGTTCGTGTGTGGTTAGTGGAACGAACGTATTCGGACGACGAGCAGAACCTCATCATCCTGACCTATGCTACCCCAGATGGTGACCGCTACTACCGAAAGGAGCGAGCACTCACTTCCTTTACTGATACCTGAGATACGACAGCAGCTGTTACCGTTGACTCCGACAATCTTGGCTCGGTTGACGATCCAGAGCTGCAAGAGCGATACGCTGCCGAAGCTCAGCGGATGAAGGACTCCCACACCCCTGACGACAGCATATAACTTCAATATTGGCGCTACAAATAGTGGGAACCTGCCCGTTATGCTTCGGCGATTCCTACAATAGCAATATGCGCGAACTCGTCTTCGCCCTTGAGTATGAGCCTGGGTGCAATAAAGTAGCAGATACACTTGCTACACACCCTGACGCCCGGATTCGATCACTCTCGTTACACGCTACAACCGAGCGCCTCTGGCGAGTTGACCATGCCACTGGAACGCCCGATGCACTCACTGATATCGAAGATGCTTTTCTCACCGCTGACTACTATGCGGATTGTCTTGCGACCGAAGATTGCGGTGCTTCTCAATCTACCGAGGTTCTCGATCACACCGATGATACACTCGTCCTTTACTCGTATTGGGAACGCACTCCTACTTGCTCGTCTGTTCCTCATATCGCACGTGAACACCTTGGAGACGGCTTGCTGTTCGATACACGCCACGAGAGCCGTCACTATACATGGCGCATCATCCACCCGGGGAACGGAGATGTCGCTACGTTCTTTGCTGAGCTAGATGATGCTGTCGGCGACTGTGCCCACATGGAAATGCTTCGAACGGCGGATACCTCTGTCTCGACACCCGGTGCAGACGACGAGGCGAGCGAACTCTCGCCGAAACAAGAGGCTGCACTTCGAGCTGCCGTTGAGCATGGCTACTACCAATCACCACGGGCCATCGACGTCGGCGAACTCGCGGAGCATCTTGATGTGCCACGATCGACGCTCACCTACCGACTTCGACGTGCAGAGGAACATTTAGCAAAACAGCATGTTTCTCGTGAACAGATTGCAGATGGGCCGTCGACTCCGGTTTGACACTGCTTCTTTGGGTTTGGAATATTCCAACTAAGGCTTATCGAACTGACTGTCCAATCTCTACGTAATGACTGATGACGCGACGACTGAGCAGGTAGGTAACGGGCAATCGCGAGAGCTTTCGCTCCGTCTCACGGTCCCGGAAATGGACTGTCCGTCCTGTGCACAGAAGGTCGATAAGAGTCTCCAGCGTGTGGAGGGCATCATCGAGATCACCTTGCAACCGACCACAGGGATGGCCACGGTTACCTACAACCCCGAATATGTCGCCAAAGCTGACGTCGTTGCGGCCATCGAGAATGCAGGCTACGAGGTTGTTGACGACGAGGGTGACTCCACGGAAGCGACTGGTGGCGAGATGGCGATTGCACCGCCATCAGAGATCTGGACGAGTTCACGGGCGATCAAAACGTGGATTGGTGCAGTGTTCGTCACATTTGGGCTTCTCTTCGAATTCGTCCTCACGGGACAGAATCTCGCCATTGCAAGCGTCCTCAATTACCCACTTACGCTCGCTGATGGGGCATTCCTTGTCGCAATCGCAATCAGTGGCTATCCGGTTATTCGCGGTGGGTATTACTCGGCACGGAATCGGAGTCTCGATATCGATCTTCTGATGGGGACGGCGATTCTCGCTGCGACGGGCATCGGCTACTTCGTTGAAGCCGCGACGCTAGCCGTTCTCTTCAGCATTGCTGAGTTGCTTGAAGACTATTCGATGGATCGGGCACGGAACTCGCTTCGCGAGTTGATGGAGCTCTCGCCGGACGAGGCCACTGTCCGCCGGGACGGCGAAGAGGTGACCGTACCAGCCGACGATGTGGAGGTCGGCGAGACTGTTATCGTCCGTCCCGGGGATAAGATTCCACTTGACGGCGAAGTCATCGATGGTGAGAGCGCCGTTGACGAATCTCCGATTACTGGTGAGAGTGTCCCTGTCGATAAAACGATGGGAGATGAGGTGTACGCCGGGAGTATTGCCGAGGGGGGATATCTTGAAATAGACGTCGTCTCCGCTGCAGGTGACTCAACGCTGTCGCGAATCATCGAGATGGTTCAGGGCGCCCAAGAGAAGAAGACAGAGAAAGAGCAGTTCGTCGATCGGTTCGCAGGCTACTACACGCCCGTGGTTGTCGCACTGGCCATTCTCACCGCCGCGGTCCCGCCGCTCGCATTTGGATGGCCGTGGCAGACGTGGTTCATCCGGGGCCTGACGTTCCTCGTGATAGCCTGTCCTTGTGCGTTCGTTATTTCGACGCCCGTCTCCGTGGTGTCGGGCATCACGAGTGCTGCAAAGAATGGTGTTCTGATCAAAGGTGGGAATCATCTTGAGGCGATGGGTGAGGTTGATACCATCGCACTCGACAAAACTGGCACACTCACGAAAGGTGAACTGACTGTCACGGATGTCGTCCCACTCGGAGACTATAACGAAACAGACGCTATTCGATACGCTGCCGGACTGGAGCAGCGAAGTGAGCATCCGATTGCGGAAGCAATTCTCACCCATACTGACAAGGCAAACGTGACCGCCCTTCCAGAACCCGCTGCATTTGAAAGTCTCACCGGAAAGGGGATCCGTGCTGAACTCGAGGGCGACACGTACTATGCAGGCAAGCCCGCACTGTTCGAGGAGCTTGGCTTCGACCTGTCGGATACTCACCGTGCGACAGATGGCGGTGCGATGACGAAGGATTCGATAACTGAAGAGAGCAGGGACGTGCTTGTCGATTTGGAACAGGAGGGTAAAACAGTTGTTCTTGTCGGCACGAAGTCGGATCTGGTGGGTATCGTGGCGATCGCCGACGAGATGCGGCCGGGCGCTGAACGTGCTGTCGAACGCCTGCACGAACTGGGTGTCACCCACGTGGTGATGTTGACTGGTGACAACGAGGGAACTGCACGAGCGATTGCTGAACAGGTCGGCGTTGATGAGTATCGTGCTGAACTCCTTCCCGAGGAGAAAGTCGATGCAGTAGAACAACTACAAGCAGAGTATGGCGATGTTGCGATGGTAGGTGACGGTATCAATGATGCGCCAGCCCTCGCGACCGCTGAAGTGGGTATCGCGATGGGTGCAGCAGGGACTGATACGGCCCTCGAAACGGCGGACATTGCATTGATGGGTGATGATATTGAGAAACTTCCGTATCTGTACGCGCTGTCGCACAAGGCGAACGGCGTTATCCGACAGAACATTTGGATGAGTCTCGGTATGAAGGCAGTGTTGGCGATTGGCGTGCCGCTTGGATATGTGAGTGTTGCGCTTGCAGTCGTGGTGGGTGACATGGGGATGAGCCTCGGGGTGACAAGCAACGCGATGCGGCTGTCGCGGCTCAAACCTGACCAGTTTTTCGAGTCCTGAACGGCTACTACGTACCCCAAAACGTTTCAGCCGACCATCTCGATACAATCATCCCGGTCTTGAGATCCATTCCCACTCATTATCCATTTTCTGAGCTCTCTTCCTAACGAACCACCGTGCGTTTGTCAGCACTCTCTGGAAACGTGCTCGCCTGTGATCTAATCGGCGGGAATAATCGAGGTCGGTCGATCAGGCTGCCGTGCTGCTTCGACTGAATAGACCAAGCTCCCAGTGAAGAGGATGATACTCCCGATAATGAATAGTGCACTGAGTGGAGACGCTGTATCGACGAATACCCAATAGAGGGGTGCTGCAATAGAGGGTCCGGCTGCGAGCACTGCGATTTTCGCAACGAGTGGACCACAACACCCACACGTACAGGAGCCGACGATCGCAGCACTCCCAACCGTACAATAGCGATTCTATATCCGGTATTTACACTGGACGTGGTGGTGTGTAGTGCACTTCCGTCTTGTGCAACATGGGGTAGTGATACGAACGGATCTCAACTAAGTCAGCCTGGATTCACTGTCGTAAAAATCCGAAATGAGCAGTAGATTCAGTAGTTCTCAACATCGACACCTCGGATGTAGTCAAAATCCGAATCACGGGTGACAACAGTGCCACCGATAGACCGAACAATGGCACCAATCATTACATCGGGTGTGCCAACAGGCGTCCCGCTCTCGCGCAATTCTCGCTGAATTTGTGCTGATTCACGGGCCGCAGTTTCATCAAAATCCAACACAGTCGCCCAGTCAAACGTGTCGAACACGTCGTCCATCGTCATTGGAGAGTCCGACCACAAGACGCCCCGATACGTCTCATACAATGCGACTGTCGTGGTTGCCAGCATCGTGTCTTCATGGTCGTCCAACCACGCTTGTGCACCGTCATCTCCCTCAAGATAGTCGATAAGGAAGCTACTGTCCAAACAGTTCATCCTGTCTCTCTTTGAAATCCTTGTCAAATTCTTCGCGCTGTTCTTCGTAGGCCTCTCGGAGTCCCGTCCCTTCGAGCTTGCCAAAGCCTTTCCATACGTCCTTTTCGTTACCGAACTCGCGGAGAATCACGTCGGTGAAACTTTCTCCTTCTCGCTTTCGAGATTTGAGTTTTTCATAGGCCTCTTCGGTGAGACTAATGTTCTTTGTACTCATACACATACACATACACAGTACACGGAGATAAGTGTTGTGTCAACCTTCCAACGTGAGATTAGAGTATAAGCAGAAGTAGACCCTCCCCGGGAGTGCCCAACCAATCTATGTACGGACACTACTCCCAAAGCAAGCATCTACTCCTCGAGGCAATACTCTGGCTCGAACTTCCATCGGTAGCGCGGATGCATTCAGGTAGAATATATTATCCTGAATCCCTAGCGCGCCTATTGTCTTCTATTCGCCGACGATCAACGTGCCGGAAGCCCGACCCATCCAATCCTCATCGCTCTACACTCCGACTCTCGTGTAAGTCATGTTGAAATCCACTTCCCAACTAACCCCGTCTTCCGAACATTCCCACGTCCCCTCGAGCACGTCGTTGAAAGTACCCGTGTGATCAAACAAAGCCCGGAAACATGTTCTGAGGTGATGATTCCGGGAGTATCGCGTCGAGAACCGTGACACAATCCGACGAGCCAACACGCCAGCATCTTCAATGAGTCGGAGGAGTTGTGACTTCGGGAGGGTATTCATTCTGTCTCGTTCCCTCACTAACTATGTTTAACAATGTGGTTTTCAACGAGATCTAGAAATTCTACCAGCGGCAAGATCGTGGTGGAAATACATTTTTCAGATACTAGAATCTCAACAGATCATGACAGACAGAACTCTGACCCTCTCAGCCCCTCATAGAGGCCATCCGAGAGGTATTTTAATCCGGTGTCGCAGGCAATTGTAACCACCGTATCATCGGGAGGACGCTCTGCTGCGATCTGCTGCGCTGCCGCGACGTTCATTCCAGTACTTGTTCCAACGAGAAGCCCATCATCGCTTGCGAGCTGC belongs to Haladaptatus cibarius D43 and includes:
- a CDS encoding metal-dependent transcriptional regulator; translation: MVTPKVEDYLKAIYSLQDDHAPVAPSAIATELGVTPPTVTRMLNQLQDDELVVYEKYQGASLTENGEKIARTVVRRHRLLELFLTEEFGYDWTEVHEEADVLEHHISEKLESRIADKLDNPTADPHGAPIPTEELKLPTNADDCFLTECEVGDKVVIKEVHENTADVLTYFADIGVVPGAVIRVTEVAPIGTITIHVRNTKQSSPLTQEIAATIRVISADREDSAATEQIHEVT
- a CDS encoding class I SAM-dependent methyltransferase; this translates as MLSPVWWNRIRYRLYAPIYDRITKPLEQGRREAIELLDLDPNEKLLIVGCGTGADLEYIPRGVDITAVDLTPEMVRRTVASAERIGHEIDSQVMDARLLSFDDNEFDAVILHLILAVVPEPSSVVSEVSRVLVQGGRVSIYDKFLPMDEEPSLPRRLINPLASALFSDLNRRLEPMVDSSDLSIEVREPVFNGLYTVAIVRK
- a CDS encoding type II toxin-antitoxin system VapC family toxin translates to MNCLDSSFLIDYLEGDDGAQAWLDDHEDTMLATTTVALYETYRGVLWSDSPMTMDDVFDTFDWATVLDFDETAARESAQIQRELRESGTPVGTPDVMIGAIVRSIGGTVVTRDSDFDYIRGVDVENY
- a CDS encoding helix-turn-helix domain-containing protein; amino-acid sequence: MRELVFALEYEPGCNKVADTLATHPDARIRSLSLHATTERLWRVDHATGTPDALTDIEDAFLTADYYADCLATEDCGASQSTEVLDHTDDTLVLYSYWERTPTCSSVPHIAREHLGDGLLFDTRHESRHYTWRIIHPGNGDVATFFAELDDAVGDCAHMEMLRTADTSVSTPGADDEASELSPKQEAALRAAVEHGYYQSPRAIDVGELAEHLDVPRSTLTYRLRRAEEHLAKQHVSREQIADGPSTPV
- a CDS encoding winged helix-turn-helix transcriptional regulator, with the translated sequence MVHCYFETQSYYTVKAEVSNELRGTTAMANNQETSSETENSPSDGPICYCPLGGVMDLLSRRYAMQVVCVVGALGPARYSEIEDMFDDVSSSTLSTRLDELVAAGYLSREQYAEIPPRVEYELTEKGESLREKLDPLLEWVTEQESVQTES
- a CDS encoding DoxX family protein, translated to MGEVRVNPLQSLHQLTPNWLLTGLRLVLVALIAKPALSKFVTYSDSVAFFDAYGIPFPAVMVIVTGLLEVAAVVMLLFGIGGRLAALFLIPVMIVAILYVRPDWKNIVVLVGSSVILVLGTGSYSLWQPTDRLLD
- a CDS encoding SelT/SelW/SelH family protein, which codes for MTVIEIEYCVPCGLLDSAIKTQTRLLNEFGQDLDAVTFTPGHGGVFIVTVDDETIWEKDVHGANLDVELIVGAVNDRLPAEA
- a CDS encoding antitoxin VapB family protein, encoding MSTKNISLTEEAYEKLKSRKREGESFTDVILREFGNEKDVWKGFGKLEGTGLREAYEEQREEFDKDFKERQDELFGQ
- a CDS encoding DUF6789 family protein, producing MAPLSSSVRPCLSLMWAVSVSLTMPRQRLRRGFSYGIGATIAMSIPMLLATVTGTSPMPQPIPKAVAGQLLGSGVPKPLLMALAIGLHLGYGGLFGAVLVRVAHPVTIWKGLGLGVVLWALMQVTFLPFLGWGVFGTAITPKIAVATFVLHLVYGGVLGWTLDRDTSLTSGEPATTAD
- a CDS encoding arsenic resistance protein — protein: MTRLSKQWIQHNQVGLYAVAVLLAIGVGLGLPGASSGLEPLINPVLAVLLYVTFLEIPFVRIRRAFRNGRFMVAALGMNFVVVPVVVFGLTRFLPQKPVILVGAFMVLLTPCIDYVITFTDLAGGDAEQITAATPALMLVQLLLLPVYLWVFMGQQVAEFIEAGPFIKAFVMIIALPLTLAWATELWADRSERGEEWQDVMGWLPVPMMGVTLFVVIASQLPRVQDSIGQIAAVVPVYVAFLVIMPLLGRLAAGLLGMDVGESRALVFTSVTRNSLVVLPLALALPSGYALAPAVVVTQTLVELTGMVILTRIVPGWLLPDSPSPIPSGS
- a CDS encoding winged helix-turn-helix transcriptional regulator; the protein is MSQASNEDCIASWCADDEWCTVTCTAHLIGKKWHPVIVHRLLACGPLGFNALKTEIDGISSTVLSNSLEDLEENGLVNRAIVSEKPFRVEYSLTTEGASLKPIIEAMDAWGDDYLNRSNSCA
- a CDS encoding heavy metal translocating P-type ATPase — its product is MTDDATTEQVGNGQSRELSLRLTVPEMDCPSCAQKVDKSLQRVEGIIEITLQPTTGMATVTYNPEYVAKADVVAAIENAGYEVVDDEGDSTEATGGEMAIAPPSEIWTSSRAIKTWIGAVFVTFGLLFEFVLTGQNLAIASVLNYPLTLADGAFLVAIAISGYPVIRGGYYSARNRSLDIDLLMGTAILAATGIGYFVEAATLAVLFSIAELLEDYSMDRARNSLRELMELSPDEATVRRDGEEVTVPADDVEVGETVIVRPGDKIPLDGEVIDGESAVDESPITGESVPVDKTMGDEVYAGSIAEGGYLEIDVVSAAGDSTLSRIIEMVQGAQEKKTEKEQFVDRFAGYYTPVVVALAILTAAVPPLAFGWPWQTWFIRGLTFLVIACPCAFVISTPVSVVSGITSAAKNGVLIKGGNHLEAMGEVDTIALDKTGTLTKGELTVTDVVPLGDYNETDAIRYAAGLEQRSEHPIAEAILTHTDKANVTALPEPAAFESLTGKGIRAELEGDTYYAGKPALFEELGFDLSDTHRATDGGAMTKDSITEESRDVLVDLEQEGKTVVLVGTKSDLVGIVAIADEMRPGAERAVERLHELGVTHVVMLTGDNEGTARAIAEQVGVDEYRAELLPEEKVDAVEQLQAEYGDVAMVGDGINDAPALATAEVGIAMGAAGTDTALETADIALMGDDIEKLPYLYALSHKANGVIRQNIWMSLGMKAVLAIGVPLGYVSVALAVVVGDMGMSLGVTSNAMRLSRLKPDQFFES